Within Apteryx mantelli isolate bAptMan1 chromosome 10, bAptMan1.hap1, whole genome shotgun sequence, the genomic segment GGAATGCCTgcaaggagaggaaagaggggcCTGTGCAGATGTGGTTCAGGAGAGAGGACCTGCTCCTTCCACAGTGCGGCACATCAGTACCAAAGCAGTAAGCAGATTCCTGCTCTCGCAGCCTCAGACCACCAGGCTCCTCCTCCTTGGTACTGACCCATGGCTCCATGCACTCCCCATCTGAGCTGGAAAATGCAAGGCCCTTTGCCAGGATGAGAGCCCACTGGGCACCAGAGCAGAGACCAGGCCCTTTCCCTCAGCCCTTCCCACCTGCCTGGGATGTCCTggcttggggagctggagccaaGGGAAAGGGATGTTCCCTGGAGCTGAGCTGCAAAGCCACAGGTGGGGGTCCTCACCTGGCTCACCAGCAGGGGCCCAATCGTGTTGGTGGCATACACCTGGGACATGTCCTGCAGCGTCTCCATATCCAATGTCCTGTTCAACACCATTGCAGCGTTGTTGATGAGGAGGTTCAGTCCAGAGCCCTTCAGGTGCTCCCTGActctggctgctgctgcctggaTGCTGGCGGGGTCGGTGACTTCTACAGAGCCAACACAGGGGGAGGTAAGCACCCGCTTCCCCTTCGTGGCTCCCATCATGCCTGATGCCACGGGACAGGAGCCCCGTCTGCCCTCAGGGACGTGCTGGGGCAGGAATCAGGGCACCTGGGAGAAACAGCCCCAGAGGACAGAGGAGTCCAGGGCCACTGCCAGGCAGGAAGGCAGGGTCCCAGCACGACTGGAGACAGGCCGTGGGCAGCAGTGACAGCAGCGAGCCTGTTTCCCCCACAACGTGCTGGGACTGTTGGCACAGCTCCCACCTCTCACTGGGTTGCTGGGGTGTGCACAGCATCCCAGGCGAGTGGCAGGACTGCGGGAGGACACAGTGCTGGTTAAAGAGGGAGCCTGGGCAAGGGACTCTCACCCttggggcacagccaggagcacctaCCGAGCGGGATGATGACCAGGCTGGGGTGCTTGGAGGCCAAATGTTGTAACTCCTGCAAGAGAGGGGACAACATGGGCACAGAGAGGCAGGGGCAcctgggcagaggacagctctcaGCCTGTCCCAGGCACAGCCACCGTCACTCCTGCTCTGCCCCCGCACTCCCCCATGCCCAGCACCCTACCCTTGATGCCCTGCTCCAGTCAGACAGGGCTCCGTGCCTCCTGCACACATCACGTGCCACTACTTCACCCTCTGACCTCCTGTTGCAGACACAAGCCCTTTCCCTCTAGCCCTTGAGGAGATGGGTGCCAGGCTGTGCCAAGAGCTCCCTTGCtgtcctccaggagccctggccCCTCTGCACACCCCATGTACAGCTCGTCCCACAGCCGTGCTAGCTGGGCTGCCCGGTGCCCTGGCAACTGGGGTGCAGGGTTGCAGCTTCCCATCTGAGCCCTTACAAATCTTCTCCTGGCCCCAACACGCTGCCCTGGCAGCACATGCTGCCCTACGCTTCCGGCCCCCAGCAAAGCCAGCTCTGCTGAGCCTCACCTGTGCTCGCTCTCCCTTGGGGTCCCGGCAGGCTGCAAAGATCCACTCAGGAGGGTTTGGCATCTGCAGGAGCTGCTTGACAATTTCCAGGCCGATTCCTCGATTGGTCCCAGTGACCAGAGCAGAGCGGACACGGAGTCCTGCCAtgctgctcctcctgcctctgctctaGCTTGCATAGTTCACTCAGTTCCCTAATGCTACTTATAGCCTGTTCAACTGCCACCCCACCCACTTAGGGCTTGCACAAAGCCTCGGCTCTAGATACAGACTCTCCAGCTCTTCAAACTCTCTAGGACCCAGGTCCTGGCTGGGAGCCGCCCCTCATCACTGCAAAGGGCAAAAGGCACTTAATGTTCCCAGACATACACAACTGACCTCTAGGATCTTGATCCTGTGAAGCAGGAACAATCAGCCACTCTGCTCAGGAGAAGCTGTGCTGAGCGAGGAGGGAGGGCACAGCCTGTGGAAGGGACGCAGGGTGTCCCATGGCTCAGGCGGGCTTGACAGCTTCACAGGCTTTCTGCATCTTACCCATATAACACCAGAGGCAGGTTGAACTCATTCCCCTTCTGCTGGTTTCCAGAGCCCCTCACATGGAGCTGCAGGAggctcctctgctctcccctgtcTTCCAAGTAAATGTCCTATCCCTGACCATCCCATAAAAGACCTGCAGAGCAAACCACCAGCATTGCCTTCTGGCAGAAGGAAGTGGACCCTGCACAGTCTGCACATCACCTCTGCTATTCATGCACTCCATCCCGTTTTGGATGCTGTCTCCAGTCTTGAGCTTCCCTCTGGGAGCTGTGGCACACAATCCCAGTGTGAGTGTGCATCTGTGCCATGTTGGAGTGCAGAGCAGCTGCTCCATGAGAAATCATACTGCAGAAGCAGTCCTGAGTGGAGCAGTCCTTCTGCCAGGGCACAGGAGGGCTCATGTGCCCTGGGTTGTCTTTCTGCAAGGATAAGTGCCTTGGTCAAAGCCCCCCTCTCCACATCGCCCATAGGAGCTCCGCACTAGCACCAGCGAAGCTTGGTACTTGGAAAAGTACTCTGGAGAAGAgagcactgagaggggatcttatcaatgtatacaaatatctaaagggagggtgtcaagaggatgggaccagactcttttcagtggtgcccagcgacaggacgcgaggcaacgggcacaacctgaaacacaggaagttccatctgaatatgaggaaaaacttcactgtgagggtgacagagcactggaacaggttgcccagagaagttgtggagtctccttctctggagatattcaaaacccgcctggatgctatcctgtacaatgtgctctaggtgatcctgcttgagcaggggggttggacttagacgatcttcagaggtcccttccaacctcaaccattctgtgattctgtgattctctacTGCCACCAGGCTGACTGTGATGCCCAATAGCTCGGGCCAAGCATTACAGCCAGGATGTGCAGTGTGGGAATTAGGCTGTGTGCCCTTTGTGTGCACCTGCTCCCACAAGTGTCTCTGCACTCAGCTCACCTGCAAAGAGCCCTAGAAACCTCTTGGCAATCCCTTGCTTTCAAGCACTGAGTCCCAAAGCCATGGAAGACTGGGGTGCTGGATAGAAGGGCAGCAGTGGAGCTACTGATACTTCTGAGATGTCTCCTTCTCCCCCAGGATGTCTTGGCAGTAGTGTTAACCAGCTGCACTGCCAAGTGAGCTCTCATACTGCAGCAGTagcccctttcctcctccccacacCCGCCTGTTTTCTGGAGCTGGGCTGGCAGACTCCACTAGTGAGGCAGGTCCTCCCTGCCCCTCTGGGGCAACATTGCCTGGGGTGCCCTCACCAAACCCAGTCAGAGGAACATGGcttggggctgggggaagggatgTCCACCAGAAGGTCCATCTCTGCCCCCACTCAGTCCTGCACCTGCATCTGACTCAGTTCTGCTCTGAGCCTGCAGCACCTCACCCTCACATCATTCATTGCTGCATTCACCTTCCTCCCAAACAAAACATCCTCAAAATATTGCTGTGCCCAAGTTTATTCCTGGGTACCCCTTTACCTCAGGCCAGTTCTACAGTCACCATGGTGCCACCAAAACAGGCAGTCCTGCCATGCTGCACCCGTCTCACTGTCTGCCCTGTGCCAGCACTCCTATTCAGGCAGCAGAGTTGTGGTCTggatcagggaactgatccaaAATGGAAACTAAAGAGGCTTGTTTACTTCTGTCTCCGTAGGCCCCTTCCTTCCTCGCTGCCCATTCTTGCCTTCCCTCCAGCCCTGCTGGCTTGGGCCTTGCTGGGAGTGCTGGAGGCATGTGTGCTCTGGCTGTCTCTAGTTGCAGCGCAGAGTGCAGGGTGCTTCCACTGGCTATACTCTGAACAGTTCTCAACAACGCCAAAAGCACAAGGCTCCATTACCGTGGCAGTGTCCACTATGCCTCTTTGTGTCTGACTTGGCATGGTCCAGCTGCCTGAGTGATCTAGTCTTCCTTTTCTAGCCTGCATACGCTAGACTCTCCCTCAGGCAGTGGCTCAGGTGGTCACAGTCCATGTTTATCCAGAACAGGACAGATCAGTGTTTCTTATCAAATCAGCATGGGTCTCATTTAGATCTGGACTTTGCACCTTTGACAAACATTCTCATTTGTAGTGCCCTCACTTTGGCATTAGCCCTTGCCTCTGGGGAATTCTCTGACTCTGCCCCAATCTCTTGGTCAGGATCCACTTTTCCCTATGGCTAAGGGGTGATACAAGGGGAGCTGAGTGTCCTGGCCAGGCAGGAAGCTCCCTTCACCCCTCCAGCCAAGCTCTCTCATAGTTTCACACAGCTGGGATATTCTCCCTTTGGGAGCTCAGCCCTCTTCTGGCATCAACAGAGGCTGAGGAGCCAGCTCAGGACAAGCAGCATCTTCCCAAGAGCTGCTTTTAGAATATCTTTACTCAAACAGTGACCGAGCAGCAGAGATCAGGGTGTACAATAATGCAAGTTAAACATGGCGGGGAGGCGTACTAAGGCTCTGTCATGGGTGCAAAACCAGATGAGAAGAGGCAGTCTTCTTCAGGAGTGGGATGAATGAATCCTTTCTCAGCTCTTGCACCACCCCATGCCCAGCACCGTATCCTGGATGCCCCTGTCCTGTCAGATGGGGCTCCTGCACACACTTTGTGCCACTGTCTCACTCTCTGCCTTTTCATCTGAGTCTTTCCCCTCCTCCAAGGAGAGAATAAGAGGACGTTGTAAACCTTgatttcagcaaggtttttgacataGTCTCCCATGGTATATTTATTGCCAAAAACTGGGGCGTACTGGTCATGATGAGTGAAATGAATTACATGATGAGTGGAAAACTGACTAGATCACCAGGCTAAAGGAGCTGTGATTAGCTGTAGAAATTCCAGCTGGTGGCCAGTCACTTGTGGTGTTCCTCGGGGATCAACACTAAGATGTATCctgtttaatatttttatcagACCTGGCTGATGGGCC encodes:
- the LOC106484504 gene encoding C-signal-like, whose translation is MAGLRVRSALVTGTNRGIGLEIVKQLLQMPNPPEWIFAACRDPKGERAQELQHLASKHPSLVIIPLEVTDPASIQAAAARVREHLKGSGLNLLINNAAMVLNRTLDMETLQDMSQVYATNTIGPLLVSQAFLPLLKKAAQGSPSSELSCSKAAIINMSSSAGSIEEVYLWDYGQSVSYRCSKAALNMLTKCQSLGYRQHGILCAALHPGWVQTDMGSTVEHKPPLTTDASVQGMLNVLCSLSEKDTGTFLDWEGKVVPW